One genomic region from Bactrocera tryoni isolate S06 chromosome 3, CSIRO_BtryS06_freeze2, whole genome shotgun sequence encodes:
- the LOC120771824 gene encoding uncharacterized protein LOC120771824, with the protein MTMKLQQQGVYFTASEIKSKMHNLSQIYRKEKTSVGSTDGSPSQWPLYEKMRAVLLPYVSYNAESLVEESFQSFTDSEPLQISVETAAPYTFVAASPLPPLVSLPSPSAMPMSPTDSSSLTISSPEPSDSGKKKESFSEPDIKKM; encoded by the exons ATGACAATGAAGTTGCAACAACAAGGTGTATATTTCACGGCGAgtgaaatcaaatcaaaaatgcACAATCTTTCACAGATATAtag GAAGGAGAAGACATCAGTCGGGTCAACTGACGGTTCTCCCTCGCAGTGGCCACTGTATGAAAAAATGAGAGCCGTACTGTTGCCGTACGTCAGCTACAACGCCGAGAGCTTAGTGGAGGAAAGCTTTCAAA gttTTACTGACTCCGAACCACTTCAAATTTCGGTGGAAACGGCTGCGCCTTATACATTTGTTGCTGCATCTCCATTGCCACCACTGGTTTCCCTACCTTCGCCCTCAGCGATGCCGATGTCGCCAACCGATAGTTCTTCATTAACAATATCGTCTCCCGAGCCGAGTGATTCTGGAAAAAAAAAGGAATCATTTTCAGAGcctgatattaaaaaaatgtga